The stretch of DNA GCTCTTCTGATGAGTTTGCAACTATTACAACCTTTTAACACAACAATAAGTTTAACTTCACTTAGATTAATGCAACATAAATGCTTTCAGGGAAGATGCAGAAACCACTACCCGACCTACTAAGGGAGCACGACCTACCGACGGGCCTCTTTCCACGAGAGGCTACTCACTACGAATTTGATGAACAGACGAAGAAACTTACTGTCTATATACCCTCTATTTGTGAAGTTTACTACAAGGATTCCTCCGTATTGAGGTTCTTCACCACCGTGACTGGGCAATTGGAGAAGGGGAAGCTCGCCAATATTGAGGGATTGAAGACGAAGGTTTTGGTTTGGGTGAAAGTTACTTGTGTTAAAACAGAGGGATCGGATGTCAAGTTTACTGTTGGAGTAAAGAAAACTAGGAGTCGAGATGCATATGAAATCCTCCGGGACGGGATCAGCGTAGAGAAGTTCTAGGTCACTTTAAAATGGCACATATGCAAATATATGTTGCATTATGGTAACCACCACACCACTTTGGGCTTTTCTAGTGATTTTGTTTGTTAATATGAGATACTTCCAATGTAAGTTCTCATTAAATGCTTCTTCACTATCCATACGTTGATGAATATATGTAAGTTGCATAATTTCTTGAAAGCTTCTTCGCGCTTTCTAAGTTATTGAACATCGGTTATTATGAACTCACATCAGGATTGAAATTGAGCATTGGAAGGTACATTATGTAGAATAAAAACACGACTTCTGGGACTAACAAAATATGATTTAATTTCGAAGAATATGTTGATAGGTGTGAAGAGGCTTTCAGATGTACTCTGTAaaatccatatatatattttttgatataaCTACTTCCTAAGTAACTCCTCTGTTTTTATAGAAAAGTCTCATTTTACATCTTTAATGCAGGAAAAAGCGGCAAATCTATCTTTTCTATTGAAACGAACTAGTAACACGCTCTTTATCTGTGCTCTGATATGCCTCGGAATGACCCGAACTTTTCTATTGAAGTtggaaatctaaattttgattcaaGGAAGACCAGTTATTAAGCTAGCTATCATACAAATCGATGGGGAATTCATTCAAAAACTCTAAGAAGATAAAGCATAACAGCATAACTACAAACTAGGTTGCATTCCAAGCTCATACTCCAAATTTCACAAACAATTCCACAATTTGATATAATATCCAAAATACTAATTTCATTGATAAAGAACCAAATACTTCAGTTGCAGTACGAATCAAAGCATAATCCCCGTGTCAAATTCGAAACATATAATGCGAGAGCCAAAACGAAACACCAAAGATCCAATTTTTATCAACTAGAAGAGCCGGGCTCACCTCGCAATCTCCTGAGCCGATCCAACCACTGATCCTCGGAGACGCGATGCGCCCACTCCGGCGCGACGCCTCGGAACTCGACCCCTCTCATCGCCTCCACgaccctcgccgccgcctccgccgtcatcggcgacctccgccgccgctcgtCCTCCCCGAACGCCCTCGAGATCGACGCCTCTGTCTCCCtcgccctctcctcctcctccgcttccgactccgactccgaTTTTCCCTCTCCTTCAAAtccatcatcgtcgtcgtcgtcgtcgctgcTCCTCAGATCCAGAGAGGAAATCCCGTTCCCGTTCTCCGCATGAAGGTGAAGGAGGGTAGGGTTGAAGCTAGGGTTCCGTGGGTcttcatcatcgtcgtcgtcgtcatcgtcgaaGGAGGAGATGGCGTGGTAATACTCGTCgtgggcggcggcgtcggcttcgaagtcggagtcgtcggcggcggcgccgtcgcCTGGGAGAGGGGGGAAAAGGGGCTGAGGAGAGGAGAGGTAAATTAGAAGCAAAGAGAGGGGCAAAAATGGAAATTACCTTGGATGTGACCGTTGGGAGGGATGGACATATTTGCTTCCGAGAGGGGCGATGAAGAACGACTACGGGGGAGCCGATGGGAGCAGTTGCAAGGCCGTGGTATCGAGCTAGAGGTGAACGGAGGAGTCCCAGGGGCTTTTTCGTCTTTTCACTTCATGAGcaaaatttttgggttttttttttaaaaaaggggaaaaaaggcGTTGAACATGATGCACCAGCCGGGAATCGAACCCGGGTCTGTACCGTGGCAGGGTACTATTCTACCACTAGACCACTGGTGCCGTGTTCTCTTCGTTTTGCGAACAAAGAATAATTTTGTAGTCTTAAAAGTACCTTTTTTATATACGGGTGTAACGCAAAATGGAGCATAGCCGAGGGGGATCTCCATTAATTTTGACCATAAGAAAATCAAATACGAGTTTTTTGAGCCAAGAAAAGAAACACCAAATAGCAACTAAAAAAGCTCATCAACCACAGATTTTTGCTTCTTCATTCAACCATTGCAACATTCTCCACTCATTAGAAGAGTTGACACATTCATATGTAGAGCCGATCTCAACGAGAAGTTGCAGCAACATTTCACTAAAACTGATAATTATCCCATACCAAGATCACAGTACGAAGCATGGGCCCTCGGCGCCGGCCTCTACTTCTCCGTGTACGAGCTCGCCAAGGGGCTCCGCCGCTCCGAGGAGAGCCCAttgtgggcggcggcggcggcggcggaggggggcggaggagggaggagcTCCGGGGAGCTGAATTGGGGGGTGGGGTCGGCCATGGggaagggttagggtttggagaaAGGAgcggcgaggaggaggaagggatCGTAGTCGGTGTTGTCGCCGTTATACAACTATATAGCAGTATAGGAAGCGTTTTGGAGGGAAGTGTCACATCGCAGATGAATCAGAAGAGAGCGATGAGAGGTGGAGCAGCGCGGTTGAGTTGAGAACTTGAGATTATGCTATTACGTCGTtctcattttaaaaatataatttttagttttatttcgATTTCGTTTTCCACGGAGGCGGATCAGAGGTGAtgtaatccaagggctaaaagcATAGgaacttaattttatatatatatatatataaatatgtgtgtaattgagcttctatgtttttaaaaatatcaagtcATTTGTGTTTGTAANtatatatatatatatatatatatatatatatatatattgaaggaAAATTGAAtgtttcaatttttcttctttttgaatttcttcCTAATATTTTGTCCCTCTCTTAttttaaccatccatcaaatttgatgggtggttaaaaACTTAGGAGCACAGAAACTGTTGTACTCCTAATAACACAgtagtcctgctctctctctctctctctatatatatatatatattttgttgtggACTTGGTCTTTTTTAAGGCTGGGATTCGGAATGCAATAAGGCTTTTTCTCTATAAAAGAAGGGAAAGAACCTTTAAAAGGATGAGGAAAAGGAGAGAGATTTGGAAACGTAATGTTAATTTTCTAATAAAGAGTTGAGCTCTCCAAAAATATAGGAGGGGATTTGATCATGGAAACATTTTCACAAGGAAACTAAATGgagcatttgaaaattttggcaATCAAAAAGTCCATAACAACTATTGGGGAAGGTTAACAGGATTAATTTCTTAGATTTCCTGCTTAAACTGCACTGTTGTCCAAACTCGTGCAAGAAACCCCCCACCTCCacccaacacacacacacacacacacacacacacaaaatctAATTCTTAATCGGCTCAATAATATACCAAACAGAAATACAAATACCCTCATCTTTTCTATCtcatctctctcgatctccacaGTAGTTTctctaaaaatatgaaaaattttctattggaaagctgaaacaaaatttcaaaccCATTAGTAGCTCCAACATGAAGCCACTGCTACaaccaaagattaaaaaatttaaatagctCCAATTGAGcaggatatatataaaataaataaataaacacacACACGCAAGCACACAAAAAAGACTTAATTTGCCAGACAAGTAGTAGAgttgaaataaaacaaaagtagCCTTTATGCCATGTCACATTCATTCCAACTTTCCAATACCTACCTATATTTGTGGCAATAAAAATGAGTGTCAAAGATTACCACTAAAATTCTCCAGAATCATTACATTTGCATTACAAAACCGTGAAGAAATTGAGTCTTTGATAGCATAGTAAACAAGATAAAGAGGAATCAATGGTGACTAGCAGgggaaaaattatttgatatcCATCAAGAAATTTAAATACAACTGCTGAAATATCGCTAATAGTCTAATAAGAGCTTGCgtggaaaggaaagaaaggattTACCTAAAATTCGTGCCACATTTGTATAGATTTAGTTCGTCTGACTTACGAAATTCCGAGGCATATGCTTACTGTCTGTCTGAATAAGTTTTCTGGATCGGCATTGTGGACaattcataaaaaattttggtgAAAATATGCTCCTCAATAGTTCATTCGAGCATAGGAACCTTGACTATCCCCGCTGCGGCCGCTTAACTTTCTTATTAAAGAACTTATCATAATCTGGAcaagaaacagaaaaagaaattgTAAGGTTCATgtaatatatcaaatcaaataaatcctCGTCCTCCTATGCAAATATAAACAGTTGCACGAGTCTATGGTAAACATAAAGATGAGCATATTAAAGCTCAAACCCTCATCCTAAATGTACTTGCGTATGGAATACCATTATACCAATGGAAGATACGCGAGTTCTTTTGATGTACTAACAGCtatataaaagaaagagaatagaAATAAGTTCAATGAGTAATCTTCTTCCCCCCCCAACCCCCCCGTTAACGAGTAAATGTTTATACAAAAGCTTACAGAACATTCAGTTTATATTGGGaacttacccttgctctttgtGGCAGATTGATCCAAAATTGCAAGTTTGGAATAGCCTTGATTTTaccaaagaagaaaatgaacTTGTCACATACTTCCACAACTTTTGTAAAAAGCAAACtgcagtaaaataaaataaacctaAGATAAACCGTCTAATGAGCAAAAGAAAATGTACCTCTACACCATGAATTCCAAGGAAAAAGAATCTATAAACTGTGCCGACCAAGATGTATCCTAAAAGAAGGCAGATAATTCTGCAAAACGAATCGAACATCAGTCAACATAATTCATGGCAattataaaaaggaaaagaaagcatATGCAGGAAGGAGCAAATGCAGCAACTTCTACGACTACAAAATTATTAAGCAAATGATCACAACAGAGATTCATACATCATGATGAGAGTTCCAAACCAGCCCCATCCCTTTCCGCTGACAGAAATAGCTTTTGCACAACCAGATGGATGCCTAAGTGCTGTAGCCTGTAGAAAGAATAGTTGCATAAACATTTTACTTTATTAAACCTGCCATCAGTAAAGAAAAACTCATTGTTGCTTATCTGAACAGTCATAATGAATTtatctccttttccttttcttttcaccTTCACCATATTAGtctatttattattgttttttactttatatatgAAGTACACTGACATGG from Ananas comosus cultivar F153 linkage group 18, ASM154086v1, whole genome shotgun sequence encodes:
- the LOC109723761 gene encoding nucleolin, translating into MSIPPNGHIQGDGAAADDSDFEADAAAHDEYYHAISSFDDDDDDDDEDPRNPSFNPTLLHLHAENGNGISSLDLRSSDDDDDDDGFEGEGKSESESEAEEEERARETEASISRAFGEDERRRRSPMTAEAAARVVEAMRGVEFRGVAPEWAHRVSEDQWLDRLRRLRGEPGSSS
- the LOC109723834 gene encoding uncharacterized protein At5g01610-like, giving the protein MDEIMNKVGSYWLSQKANKEISSVGDDFDSLSSSIEGGAKWLVNKIKGKMQKPLPDLLREHDLPTGLFPREATHYEFDEQTKKLTVYIPSICEVYYKDSSVLRFFTTVTGQLEKGKLANIEGLKTKVLVWVKVTCVKTEGSDVKFTVGVKKTRSRDAYEILRDGISVEKF